The Saccharopolyspora gloriosae genome window below encodes:
- a CDS encoding helix-turn-helix transcriptional regulator, which produces MTTGATERLPRLLALVPYLLSRPGIPVADAAEDFGVTEQQLRRDLELLWMCGLPGYGPGDLIDLSFEGETITVTYDAGMRRPLRMTASEATSLLVALRALADTPGIADTEAVQRALSKVEEAVGQAEPTGVVVGLAGREGPMVPGVQEAVQRAVTEHRALAMRYYTASRDEISERTVDPMRLVIVDGRSYLEAWCRSATAVRRFRLDRIDAAEVLDEAAQPPREAEPTDFSAGLFRPMPDQPSAVLELDPDARWVSEYYPVDELAELEHGRIRVRMRYSDRSWMVRLVLGLGGQGRVVEPRDLADDVRRRAEEALARAHHVPSS; this is translated from the coding sequence ATGACGACGGGGGCGACGGAGCGGCTGCCGCGGCTGCTGGCGCTGGTGCCGTACCTGCTCAGCAGGCCGGGGATTCCGGTGGCCGATGCGGCGGAGGACTTCGGTGTCACCGAGCAGCAGCTGCGGCGGGACCTGGAGCTGCTGTGGATGTGCGGCCTGCCCGGTTACGGGCCGGGTGACCTGATCGACCTGTCCTTCGAGGGCGAGACGATCACCGTCACCTACGACGCGGGGATGCGCCGTCCGCTGCGGATGACCGCGTCGGAGGCGACGTCGCTGCTGGTGGCGCTGCGGGCGTTGGCCGATACGCCGGGCATAGCCGACACCGAGGCGGTGCAGCGGGCGCTGTCGAAGGTCGAGGAGGCCGTCGGGCAGGCCGAGCCGACCGGGGTCGTGGTGGGCCTGGCCGGCCGGGAAGGCCCGATGGTGCCGGGTGTGCAGGAGGCGGTGCAGCGGGCCGTGACCGAGCACCGGGCGCTGGCCATGCGGTACTACACGGCCTCGCGGGACGAGATCAGCGAACGCACCGTGGATCCGATGCGGCTGGTGATCGTCGACGGGCGCAGCTACCTGGAGGCGTGGTGCCGCTCGGCGACGGCGGTCCGCCGCTTCCGGCTGGACCGCATCGACGCGGCCGAGGTGCTCGACGAGGCGGCGCAGCCACCGCGGGAGGCGGAACCGACGGACTTCTCGGCGGGCTTGTTCCGGCCGATGCCCGATCAGCCGAGCGCGGTGCTGGAGCTCGATCCGGATGCCAGGTGGGTCAGCGAGTACTACCCGGTGGACGAGCTCGCGGAGCTGGAACACGGGCGGATCCGGGTGCGGATGCGGTATTCGGATCGCTCGTGGATGGTGCGCCTGGTGCTCGGGCTGGGCGGGCAGGGGCGCGTCGTGGAACCTCGCGACCTCGCCGATGACGTGCGACGACGCGCCGAGGAGGCGCTGGCGCGGGCGCATCACGTTCCGTCCTCGTGA
- a CDS encoding bacteriophage holin has translation MPYVWSLVLLVAGVLLLLVLLIRFFTLLRRVKAVQREVTNDVSNRSGLLKARIAGLQVALAERRNGAA, from the coding sequence GTGCCCTACGTGTGGAGTCTTGTGCTGCTCGTGGCGGGAGTGCTGCTCCTGCTCGTCCTCCTGATCCGGTTCTTCACCTTGCTGCGCAGGGTGAAGGCGGTGCAACGCGAGGTCACCAACGACGTTTCGAACCGGTCCGGTCTGCTGAAAGCACGAATCGCGGGACTCCAGGTGGCGCTGGCCGAGCGTCGTAATGGAGCCGCGTGA
- the tatA gene encoding Sec-independent protein translocase subunit TatA produces MGLPGGWELVLIVGVLVLLFGATKLPQMARSLGQSARVFKAEARGMKEDEAAAKRDKDSASEPQQLTTGEASAPVTASNAEEAQRKETKN; encoded by the coding sequence ATGGGTTTGCCAGGTGGGTGGGAGCTCGTACTCATCGTGGGTGTGCTGGTGTTGCTGTTCGGTGCCACCAAGCTGCCGCAGATGGCGCGTTCGCTCGGCCAGTCCGCACGGGTGTTCAAGGCTGAGGCTCGCGGGATGAAGGAAGACGAGGCCGCCGCGAAGCGCGACAAGGATTCGGCGTCCGAGCCGCAGCAGCTCACCACCGGTGAGGCCAGTGCGCCGGTGACCGCGTCCAACGCGGAAGAAGCGCAGCGCAAAGAAACCAAGAACTGA
- the tatC gene encoding twin-arginine translocase subunit TatC codes for MTLVDHLYELRYRLGWAAFGILVGAIFGFIWFSNHVFGLPTLSDILIRPYCQLPPQVRFSPNGECQLLQTKAFEVFMLQLKVGIAVGALLFSPLWLYQLWAFITPGLHANERKFARTFVTIASLLFVFGAVLAYFVVPEGLGFMTSFGGGAFFTALTGGEYINFVLLMLLMFGISFEMPLVLVMLNRAGVVSYVKLKSWWRGIVFGLFVLAAVATPGQDPFSMLALAGCLVILFLIAMVICRAHDRSKAKKLAAQGMNMDDVDLDEASKVDYRPSSLDTSASESRVGSADDAT; via the coding sequence ATGACCTTGGTCGATCACCTCTACGAGTTGAGGTATCGGCTGGGTTGGGCGGCGTTCGGCATTCTGGTCGGCGCGATCTTCGGTTTCATCTGGTTCTCGAACCACGTGTTCGGGCTGCCGACGCTCAGCGACATCCTGATCCGGCCGTACTGCCAGTTGCCGCCGCAGGTGCGGTTCAGCCCCAACGGCGAATGCCAGCTGTTGCAGACGAAGGCCTTCGAGGTCTTCATGCTGCAGTTGAAGGTCGGCATCGCCGTCGGTGCGCTGCTGTTCAGCCCGCTGTGGCTGTACCAGCTGTGGGCGTTCATCACGCCGGGACTGCACGCGAACGAGCGCAAGTTCGCCCGTACCTTCGTGACGATCGCGAGCCTGCTGTTCGTGTTCGGCGCGGTGCTGGCGTACTTCGTCGTTCCCGAGGGCCTGGGCTTCATGACCAGCTTCGGTGGCGGCGCGTTCTTCACCGCGCTGACCGGTGGCGAGTACATCAACTTCGTGCTCCTGATGCTGCTCATGTTCGGCATCAGCTTCGAAATGCCGCTGGTGCTGGTGATGCTGAACCGGGCCGGTGTGGTCAGCTACGTGAAGCTGAAGAGCTGGTGGCGAGGCATCGTGTTCGGCCTGTTCGTGCTGGCGGCCGTCGCCACGCCGGGGCAGGACCCGTTCTCGATGTTGGCGCTGGCCGGGTGCCTGGTGATCCTGTTCTTGATCGCCATGGTCATCTGCCGGGCGCACGATCGCTCCAAGGCGAAGAAGCTCGCCGCGCAGGGCATGAACATGGACGATGTGGACCTCGACGAAGCGTCGAAGGTCGACTACCGGCCATCGTCGCTGGACACCTCCGCTTCGGAGTCACGGGTCGGCAGCGCTGACGACGCGACCTGA
- a CDS encoding zinc ribbon domain-containing protein produces MPTTPQDGPPCRSCGTPNPPDRRFCVRCATQLVEPEPEPTRWLRKKRSNGNGLGWLWRRLTILSLVLALVIGSILLFPFGQWLLQDVLDKTMESSNIRPTKITANSEISGHPAVAAVDEYTNQGWGTNDVGEWIEFEFDPPFRLLHVLVTTGPPGKAFEAQARPLRMEAIVTDTSGVPHTYPLQLGKAHEAKPFEIRVSDVRRIRLVIQETTEVTSGKHIELGEVEFQKRGS; encoded by the coding sequence GTGCCCACCACGCCTCAGGACGGGCCGCCGTGCCGCTCCTGCGGCACGCCCAATCCGCCGGACCGGCGCTTCTGCGTGCGCTGCGCGACGCAGCTGGTCGAACCGGAGCCCGAACCGACCCGCTGGCTGCGCAAGAAGCGGTCCAACGGCAACGGACTCGGCTGGCTGTGGCGGCGGCTGACGATCCTCAGCCTGGTCCTCGCGCTCGTGATCGGCTCCATCCTGCTGTTCCCGTTCGGCCAGTGGCTGCTGCAGGACGTCCTGGACAAGACCATGGAATCCTCGAACATCCGCCCCACGAAGATCACGGCGAACAGCGAGATCTCCGGACATCCCGCTGTTGCCGCGGTCGACGAGTACACCAATCAGGGGTGGGGGACCAACGACGTCGGCGAGTGGATCGAGTTCGAATTCGATCCGCCGTTCCGGCTGCTGCACGTGCTCGTCACCACCGGCCCGCCGGGCAAGGCGTTCGAGGCGCAGGCACGCCCCCTCCGGATGGAGGCCATCGTCACCGACACGAGCGGAGTCCCCCACACCTATCCGCTGCAACTCGGCAAAGCCCACGAAGCGAAACCGTTCGAGATCCGCGTCAGCGATGTGCGCCGGATCCGGCTCGTGATCCAGGAGACGACCGAAGTCACCAGCGGCAAGCACATCGAACTGGGCGAGGTCGAGTTCCAGAAACGAGGAAGCTGA
- a CDS encoding phage tail protein yields the protein MTRQAVPGLPSRYPLGEQLPGLYAGDDFAQRFTAGLDTVLAPILSTLDNLAYYFDPRVAPEDFVAWIAGWVAMELDPGWPPELRRAVVIRAVELHRWRGTARGLVDRLWLCLGVHARVLDGPGAAWSTRPATPLPGAPTTEARVQVWAGRSAVNRDQVVALVNSACPVHLTCTVEVMSGPPQQERRRS from the coding sequence ATGACCCGACAGGCAGTGCCCGGTCTGCCCAGCCGCTACCCGCTCGGGGAGCAGTTGCCCGGGCTGTACGCGGGCGACGACTTCGCCCAGCGGTTCACCGCTGGGCTGGACACCGTGCTCGCACCCATCTTGTCCACATTGGACAACCTGGCGTACTACTTCGACCCGCGGGTGGCGCCGGAGGACTTCGTCGCCTGGATCGCGGGCTGGGTGGCGATGGAACTGGATCCGGGCTGGCCCCCGGAACTGCGGCGCGCCGTCGTGATCCGCGCCGTCGAACTGCACCGCTGGCGCGGCACCGCGCGCGGCCTCGTCGACCGGCTCTGGCTCTGCCTCGGAGTGCACGCCCGCGTGCTCGACGGCCCCGGCGCGGCCTGGTCCACCCGGCCCGCGACCCCGCTCCCCGGTGCCCCCACCACCGAAGCACGCGTGCAGGTGTGGGCCGGTCGCTCGGCGGTGAACCGCGACCAGGTCGTCGCGCTGGTCAACTCGGCCTGCCCCGTGCACCTGACCTGCACCGTCGAGGTCATGTCCGGGCCACCTCAGCAAGAACGGAGGCGATCATGA
- a CDS encoding putative baseplate assembly protein — translation MAIPSPNLDDRRFQELVDEAKRYVQQRAPEWTDHNVSDPGVTLIETFAHMVDQLIYRLNRVPEKNYLAFLDLMGVRLFPPAAARGDVTFWLSAAQQETVLLDRGTEVATAHSELEQDVVFATVDDLPIVPCELRTLVTISAAGTIEDRTADLGAERDVPCFQAEPTPGDAMLFGLSNAVPRCVISVELDSRVEGIGVDPRQPPLVWEAWDGTGWAECEAFDDTTGGLNRPGEVVLQIGPGHAPSAVAGVRAGWLRCRVVEPEAGQPFYSESPTVRVAEVSTVGGTTTVEHAETHTEVLLGESAGVPGQRFTLEEAPVLTDGEPVVVQVSDGEGWEDWTVVDHFGRSGHTDRHVTLDATTGQFSFPPAVRVPDGRLRNWGAVPAKGAQIRVARYRTGGGRAGNVARGTISVLRSSVPYISDVENREAAIGGIDGETVSEAKVRAPQQLQLQERAVTAADHEQIARQAAPAAARIRCLPAGADHEPGAARVLVVPDAVADTGDRIRFEQLIPSEQLLSTVAARLNERRLLGARLIVEPPFYQGITVVARMSATGDDVNRINGDALDALYRYINPLRGGVDGTGWPFGHPVQTGEIFAVLQRVAGVGLVEEVRLFPADPITGRRGSPADRIDLARHALVFSHQHQVVVNPPDGAEPR, via the coding sequence ATGGCGATCCCCTCCCCCAACCTCGACGACCGCCGGTTCCAGGAACTCGTCGACGAAGCCAAGCGCTACGTGCAGCAACGCGCCCCGGAATGGACCGACCACAACGTCTCCGACCCCGGCGTCACGCTCATCGAGACCTTCGCGCACATGGTGGACCAGCTGATCTACCGGCTCAACCGCGTCCCGGAGAAGAACTACCTCGCGTTCCTCGACCTGATGGGCGTGCGACTGTTCCCACCGGCCGCCGCGCGCGGCGACGTCACGTTCTGGCTTTCCGCCGCGCAGCAGGAAACCGTGCTGCTCGACCGCGGAACCGAAGTCGCCACCGCGCACTCCGAACTCGAGCAGGACGTCGTGTTCGCCACCGTCGACGACCTCCCGATCGTGCCGTGCGAACTGCGGACCCTCGTGACGATCTCCGCGGCGGGCACCATCGAGGACCGCACCGCCGACCTCGGCGCCGAACGGGACGTGCCCTGCTTCCAAGCCGAACCCACCCCCGGCGACGCCATGCTGTTCGGGCTCAGCAACGCCGTGCCGCGCTGCGTGATCTCCGTGGAACTCGACAGCCGGGTCGAAGGCATCGGCGTCGATCCGCGCCAGCCGCCGCTGGTCTGGGAAGCCTGGGACGGCACCGGCTGGGCCGAGTGCGAGGCGTTCGACGACACGACCGGCGGGCTCAACCGGCCCGGCGAAGTCGTCCTGCAGATCGGCCCCGGCCACGCGCCCTCCGCCGTCGCCGGAGTGCGCGCCGGCTGGCTGCGCTGCCGCGTCGTCGAACCCGAAGCCGGCCAGCCGTTCTACTCCGAATCCCCCACCGTCCGCGTCGCCGAGGTCTCCACCGTCGGCGGCACCACCACCGTCGAACACGCCGAAACCCACACCGAGGTGCTGCTCGGCGAATCGGCAGGCGTGCCGGGACAGCGGTTCACCCTCGAAGAGGCCCCGGTGCTCACCGACGGCGAACCCGTCGTGGTGCAGGTGTCCGACGGTGAAGGCTGGGAGGACTGGACCGTCGTGGACCACTTCGGCCGCTCCGGTCACACCGACCGGCACGTCACGCTCGACGCGACGACCGGCCAGTTCAGCTTCCCGCCCGCCGTGCGGGTGCCCGACGGCAGGCTGCGCAACTGGGGCGCGGTGCCCGCCAAGGGCGCGCAGATCCGCGTCGCGCGCTACCGCACCGGCGGCGGACGCGCCGGCAACGTGGCGCGCGGCACGATCTCCGTGCTGCGCAGCTCCGTGCCCTACATCTCCGACGTGGAGAACCGCGAAGCCGCCATCGGCGGCATCGACGGCGAAACGGTGTCCGAGGCGAAAGTGCGCGCGCCGCAACAACTCCAGCTCCAGGAACGCGCCGTGACCGCCGCCGACCACGAGCAGATCGCCCGCCAAGCGGCCCCCGCGGCGGCCCGCATCCGGTGCCTGCCCGCGGGCGCCGACCACGAACCCGGTGCCGCCCGGGTGCTCGTCGTACCCGACGCCGTCGCCGACACCGGCGATCGCATCCGCTTCGAGCAGCTCATCCCCTCCGAACAGCTGCTGTCCACCGTCGCCGCCCGGCTCAACGAACGACGGCTGCTCGGCGCCCGGCTCATCGTGGAACCGCCGTTCTACCAAGGGATCACCGTCGTGGCCCGGATGAGCGCCACCGGCGACGACGTGAACCGGATCAACGGCGACGCGCTCGACGCGCTCTACCGCTACATCAACCCGCTGCGCGGTGGCGTCGACGGAACCGGCTGGCCGTTCGGGCATCCCGTGCAGACCGGGGAGATCTTCGCCGTGCTCCAGCGCGTCGCGGGCGTCGGCCTGGTCGAGGAGGTGCGGCTGTTCCCGGCCGACCCGATCACCGGCAGGCGCGGGAGCCCCGCCGACCGCATCGACCTCGCGCGGCACGCGCTGGTCTTCTCGCACCAGCACCAGGTCGTGGTCAACCCGCCGGATGGTGCGGAGCCGAGATGA
- a CDS encoding GPW/gp25 family protein: MSERFIGRGWGFPLRVSATGGIGLVEREQEIEEAIRLVLGTAPGERPMRPEFGCGVHDYVFAPADGATAGRIAYEVRSALHRWEPRIEVTDVVIAADDDEEGVLYIDVHYTLRSTNDRRNLVFPFYTIPDAGEPGTGGAA; encoded by the coding sequence GTGAGCGAACGGTTCATCGGCCGCGGCTGGGGATTCCCGCTGCGCGTCAGCGCCACCGGCGGCATCGGACTCGTCGAGCGGGAGCAGGAGATCGAAGAGGCCATCCGGCTCGTGCTCGGCACCGCCCCCGGCGAACGCCCCATGCGCCCCGAATTCGGCTGCGGCGTGCACGACTACGTGTTCGCCCCCGCCGACGGCGCCACCGCCGGGCGCATCGCCTACGAGGTGCGCAGCGCGCTGCACCGCTGGGAACCGCGGATCGAAGTCACCGACGTGGTGATCGCCGCCGACGACGACGAGGAAGGCGTGCTCTACATCGACGTGCACTACACGCTGCGCTCCACCAACGACCGCCGCAACCTCGTGTTCCCCTTCTACACCATCCCCGACGCCGGTGAACCAGGGACGGGAGGCGCGGCCTGA
- a CDS encoding PAAR domain-containing protein produces the protein MPPAARLGDPISHGGTVGPPPPPVAVRVATVLIGGKPAAVTGSTVVCGIPPHALLGPANVLTPSPPRGGVVLIGNLPAAKMMDKSSCGAQVIVGAMNVLIGGPM, from the coding sequence ATGCCTCCAGCCGCCCGGCTCGGCGACCCCATCAGTCACGGGGGCACCGTCGGCCCACCGCCGCCGCCCGTCGCGGTCCGCGTCGCGACCGTGCTCATCGGCGGCAAACCCGCCGCCGTCACCGGCAGCACGGTCGTCTGCGGAATCCCGCCGCACGCCCTGCTGGGACCGGCCAACGTGCTGACCCCCAGCCCGCCGCGCGGCGGCGTCGTGCTCATCGGCAACCTGCCCGCGGCCAAGATGATGGACAAGAGCAGCTGCGGGGCCCAAGTCATCGTCGGTGCCATGAACGTGCTGATCGGAGGCCCGATGTGA
- a CDS encoding VgrG-related protein: MGSGAEQDGRSFAADPIVKIPGPLPPAWQEQLTSCVVDENVGLPDTATVTFRDPNHELLTATGISIGAPLTVSIATAGGGKVPEKLFAGEVTALELDSDGTGSFTVVRATNKAHRLLRGRKVVAYKNMSADTIVRKVIKDAGLKAGKIEAKKITYTQLAQPNVSDWEFLQILAEEHGVTVRVDELGTLDFAPLAPAASAPAPTTSAAKSPFVLEYGRNLMALRAVLTSTDQVSNVEVRGWDVKTKKPVVATKPVTTSKTIVPGLTPAQATAKFGKKTSMVVTDTPYGTQAEANAVADSLATSLSAGLGEVEAVAEGDPKLRAGTPVALGNAGSKFTGKYTATAVHHVIEPGQGYRTTVLVSTTPDRSLAGLATGANAPSRGPRIPGVANAIVTDIKEPANGQRGWVKLTFPWLDAKYVSDWARTVQLGGKGGGGVISPDVGDEVLVGFEQGLLDRPYVLGGLYNGKDKPSEHKTKLLDGKKVGRRSLVSRTGHRLELLDAKTGPPGVSIASGNERLEIRLDQQKNSIEVAVKAPGGRRALSSMTLDSRGITLDATTGDITLKGKNISVDATLNAKINANADASLSGKVAANVDGGATAALRAPIVRIN; this comes from the coding sequence ATGGGCTCCGGTGCAGAACAGGACGGCAGGTCGTTCGCCGCCGACCCGATCGTCAAGATCCCCGGGCCGCTGCCGCCCGCCTGGCAGGAACAGCTCACCTCCTGCGTCGTCGACGAGAACGTCGGGCTGCCCGACACGGCGACGGTGACCTTCCGCGACCCGAACCACGAACTGCTCACCGCCACCGGCATCAGCATCGGCGCGCCGCTGACGGTGTCGATCGCGACCGCGGGCGGCGGCAAAGTCCCGGAGAAGCTGTTCGCCGGTGAGGTCACGGCGCTGGAACTGGACTCCGACGGAACCGGCTCGTTCACCGTGGTGCGCGCCACGAACAAGGCGCACCGGTTGCTGCGCGGCCGGAAAGTGGTGGCGTACAAGAACATGAGCGCCGACACCATCGTGCGCAAGGTCATCAAGGACGCGGGGCTCAAAGCCGGCAAGATCGAAGCCAAGAAGATCACCTACACGCAGCTGGCCCAGCCCAACGTCTCCGACTGGGAATTCCTGCAAATCCTGGCCGAGGAGCACGGCGTCACCGTGCGGGTCGACGAGCTCGGCACGCTCGACTTCGCCCCGCTCGCGCCCGCCGCCTCCGCACCCGCCCCGACGACGTCGGCGGCGAAGAGCCCGTTCGTGCTGGAGTACGGCCGCAACCTGATGGCGCTGCGCGCGGTGCTCACCTCCACCGACCAGGTCAGCAACGTCGAAGTGCGCGGCTGGGACGTGAAGACCAAGAAACCCGTGGTCGCCACCAAACCCGTCACCACCAGCAAGACGATCGTTCCCGGCCTCACCCCCGCGCAGGCGACCGCCAAGTTCGGGAAGAAGACCAGCATGGTCGTCACCGACACGCCCTACGGCACGCAGGCCGAAGCGAACGCGGTCGCGGATTCGCTGGCGACGTCGCTGAGCGCCGGACTCGGCGAAGTCGAAGCCGTCGCCGAAGGCGATCCCAAGCTGCGCGCCGGCACGCCGGTGGCCCTGGGCAACGCGGGCAGCAAGTTCACCGGGAAGTACACCGCCACCGCCGTGCACCACGTGATCGAACCGGGCCAGGGCTACCGCACCACCGTGCTGGTGAGCACCACCCCGGACCGCTCGCTGGCCGGACTTGCCACCGGCGCCAACGCCCCGAGCCGCGGACCGCGCATCCCCGGCGTGGCCAACGCGATCGTCACCGACATCAAGGAACCCGCCAACGGCCAGCGGGGCTGGGTGAAACTCACGTTCCCCTGGCTCGACGCCAAATACGTCTCCGATTGGGCGCGGACCGTGCAACTCGGCGGGAAGGGCGGCGGCGGGGTGATCAGCCCCGACGTCGGCGACGAAGTGCTCGTCGGTTTCGAACAAGGCCTGCTGGACCGGCCGTACGTGCTCGGCGGGCTCTACAACGGCAAGGACAAACCCTCCGAGCACAAGACGAAACTGCTCGACGGCAAGAAGGTCGGCCGGCGCTCGCTGGTCTCCCGCACGGGACATCGGCTCGAACTGCTCGACGCCAAGACGGGACCGCCCGGCGTGTCCATCGCCAGCGGCAACGAACGGCTCGAAATCCGGCTGGACCAGCAGAAGAACTCCATCGAGGTCGCCGTCAAAGCCCCCGGCGGCCGCCGCGCGCTCAGCTCGATGACGCTGGACTCGCGCGGCATCACCCTCGACGCCACCACCGGCGACATCACGCTCAAGGGCAAGAACATCTCGGTGGACGCCACTCTCAACGCCAAGATCAACGCCAACGCCGACGCCTCGCTGTCCGGCAAGGTCGCCGCCAACGTCGACGGCGGCGCCACCGCCGCCCTCCGCGCCCCGATCGTCCGGATCAACTGA
- a CDS encoding LysM peptidoglycan-binding domain-containing protein — protein sequence MAATTSKNLARAELLIMEPPAKVGAKPGATLKRVQFQFNPNKLALTKSTEWRRKPARMASESALPEFVGSGPRSLQLEVFLDATAKHDNSVEQKIEELMTACVPTPRSLSSKTPASPWVRFEWGTARTTSFDGVLNSFSVDYSLFDVDGKPLRATCSLGIEEASVDTPGQNPTSGAENSRRTHRVVAGDSLPQLAWQEYGDATAWRIVAAANEIDDPMILVPGSELLVPALDEFEQDGA from the coding sequence ATGGCCGCCACAACGAGCAAGAACCTCGCCCGCGCCGAACTCCTGATCATGGAACCGCCCGCCAAGGTCGGAGCGAAACCCGGCGCGACGCTCAAACGCGTCCAGTTCCAGTTCAACCCGAACAAGCTCGCGCTGACCAAGAGCACCGAGTGGCGGCGCAAACCCGCCCGGATGGCCAGCGAATCGGCGCTGCCCGAGTTCGTCGGCAGCGGACCGCGCTCGCTGCAACTGGAAGTGTTCCTGGACGCCACCGCCAAGCACGACAACTCGGTGGAGCAGAAGATCGAAGAACTGATGACCGCCTGCGTGCCGACGCCGAGAAGCCTCAGCTCCAAAACACCCGCCAGCCCGTGGGTCCGGTTCGAATGGGGCACCGCCCGCACCACTTCGTTCGACGGGGTGCTCAACAGCTTCTCCGTGGACTACTCGCTGTTCGACGTGGACGGCAAACCGCTGCGCGCCACCTGCTCGCTGGGCATCGAGGAAGCCAGCGTCGACACGCCCGGCCAGAACCCCACCTCCGGTGCGGAGAACTCGCGCCGCACCCACCGGGTCGTCGCGGGCGACAGCCTGCCGCAGCTCGCCTGGCAGGAATACGGCGACGCCACCGCGTGGCGGATCGTGGCCGCCGCCAACGAGATCGACGATCCGATGATCCTGGTGCCCGGCAGCGAACTCCTCGTACCGGCACTCGACGAGTTCGAACAGGACGGTGCGTGA
- a CDS encoding phage tail protein, which produces MSQEIFASSVFFRLAIGGNDLGRFHTCSGLGAQVEVEQYAEGGNNSFSWQLPTRITWTNITLTRPVTKDTTKISKWLSDTMRRAERKNGEIVALKPNLTPIARWQVIGIVPVSWQGPSFDPSTSQPGVETLEIAHEGLQPS; this is translated from the coding sequence ATGTCCCAAGAGATCTTCGCCAGCAGCGTGTTCTTCCGGCTGGCCATCGGCGGCAACGACCTCGGCCGCTTCCACACCTGCTCCGGGCTCGGCGCGCAGGTCGAAGTGGAGCAGTACGCCGAAGGCGGCAACAACTCCTTCTCCTGGCAACTGCCCACCCGCATCACCTGGACCAACATCACGCTGACCCGCCCGGTCACCAAGGACACCACGAAGATCTCCAAATGGCTCTCGGACACGATGCGCCGCGCCGAGCGCAAGAACGGCGAAATCGTCGCGCTGAAGCCGAACCTGACACCCATCGCGCGCTGGCAGGTGATCGGCATCGTGCCCGTCAGCTGGCAAGGCCCGTCGTTCGACCCGTCCACCTCCCAGCCCGGAGTGGAAACCCTCGAAATCGCCCACGAAGGCCTGCAACCATCCTGA
- a CDS encoding DUF6760 family protein, which yields MTYAADRLHEEVAYIAYHFHWAREEILDLDHLERRRWVREIAHINTRVNESR from the coding sequence GTGACGTACGCGGCCGACAGGCTGCACGAAGAGGTCGCGTACATCGCTTACCACTTCCACTGGGCGCGCGAGGAGATCCTCGATCTCGACCACCTGGAGCGCAGGCGCTGGGTGCGGGAGATCGCCCACATCAACACGCGGGTGAACGAGAGCAGGTGA
- a CDS encoding phage tail protein: MAEGDSLSVHRFGVQLGGVTVESIKEISGLVVEQDVVETQQVTDTGKMMNKKQPGGHKGGEVTITRGMDKSSEFTEWIKKTINDGEVEDARENLTIEVMEPNGSTVRRIQLYDAWISKWEGPDLNAGESNAATEKATVTFERIEVE, translated from the coding sequence ATGGCAGAAGGCGACAGTCTTTCCGTTCATCGGTTCGGTGTGCAGCTGGGCGGGGTGACGGTCGAGTCCATCAAGGAGATCAGCGGGCTCGTCGTCGAGCAGGACGTGGTCGAGACCCAGCAGGTCACCGACACCGGCAAGATGATGAACAAGAAGCAGCCCGGCGGGCACAAGGGCGGCGAGGTGACGATCACCCGGGGCATGGACAAGAGCTCCGAGTTCACCGAGTGGATCAAGAAGACGATCAACGACGGCGAGGTCGAGGACGCGCGGGAGAACCTGACCATCGAGGTGATGGAGCCCAACGGGTCCACGGTGCGCCGCATCCAGCTCTACGACGCGTGGATCAGCAAGTGGGAGGGCCCGGACCTCAACGCGGGTGAGTCCAACGCCGCCACCGAGAAGGCCACCGTCACCTTCGAGCGGATCGAGGTCGAATGA